A segment of the Micromonospora sediminicola genome:
TCGGCTCCGGATAGCGAATCGTCCATGGCGATGCGGCGTCGGGCGGGCATGGCGGTAGCGCCTGCTCGGGCGAACAGGCCCGAGCGCGGACTGGCTCCTGACTGACGGTCGGTCGGTCGGTCGGTCGGAACCCTAATGGTGACCACGGGGGCACGCCGTGCGTCGCCGCACCTGTCATGAGGCGCTCACCGTTGAACGGGCAGGGTGGTTGCGCAACGCGCCGATGACCGGCGCTTGCAGTAGCCTGCTGTCGACGGGCGTGTGGCTGAGGAGGACGATTGCGAGCACGCGCGTGGGCGGCCGTCGTCGCGACGCTGGTGGCTGGCGGGTGGGGCGCAGCGGGCTACCTGACGACGAAGCCCACCGACTTCCACGACTACCGCAGGGTGGCGGTGCAGGCCGCTCAGTCGACCTTGCACGCGGTAGCCACCACCCGGATGGTTGGTAGCGCTGCGTCGCAGGATCGACTGTGGTCGCCCTACGTGTCGAGTGTCCTCGACGACGCCCGCGATGCTTTCGCGGGCGCGGCCAAGAAGATGGCCGGCGAGACGCCCCCAGACGAGCGGACGACGGCCATGCGCGACGAGCTGACGCCGCTGATGTCGACGGCTGACGAGCGCATGACCGAGGCGGAGGAGGCCATCGACGCCGAGGATGCGACGGCGCTGCGCCGGGCGGTGGACGCTCTCGCGCCGGTGGCCGAGGCCCTGTCCATCTTCATCGAGGAGCATCGGTGACCCTCCGGACGCCGCCTCGATGAAGAAGCTGCTGGCTATCACGCTGGGCATCCTCACCGCCATCGGCGGCTTCGTCGACATCGGCGACATCGTCTCCACCTCCGAGGCGGGCAGCCGCTTCGGGCTGGCCCACACCTGGGTGCTGATCGTGGGAGTGATCGGCATCTGCGTGTACGCCGAGATGGCCGGCCGGGTGACCGTGGTCAGCACCCGGCCGGTCTTCGACCTGATCAGGGAGCGTCTAGGGCCCCGGGCGGCGCTGGTCAACCTGCTGGGTTCGTACCTGATCACGCTGTTGACGCTCGCGGCCGAGATCGGCGGCGTCGCGCTGGCGTTGCAACTGATCAGCGGTGCCCCGTACCTGCTGTGGGTCCCCGCCGTCGCGCTGGTGCTGTGGCTGGCTCTCTGGCGGGTGAGGTTCGAGACGCTCGAGCGGATCTTCGGCCTGGGCGGACTCGCTCTGGTGATTCTCGTGGTGGGCATCTTCTGGCTGCACCCGCCGTTCGACACGCTACGCGCGCAGACGATCTCGACGTCACCGCCGCCTGGCGAGAACTGGCCGACCTACTGGTTCCTCGCGGTCGCACTCTTCGCCTCCGCGATGACCCCTTACGAGGTGTTCTTCTTTTCCTCCGGCGGGGTGGAGGAACGCTGGACCCCGAGGGATCTGACCCTTTCCAGGATCAACGTCTTCCTCGGCTTTCCCCTCGGCGGCCTGCTCGCCTTCGGTTTCCTCGCCACCTCGGCGATCGTCTTCCATCCACTCCAGGTGTCGGTGGACACCCTCGGCCAGGCCGTGTTGCCCGCCGGGCTGGCCTTCGGCCAGGTCGGCCTCGGTCTGATCATCCTCGGTGTCTTCGCCGCCACGTTCGGGGCGGCGATGGAGACGAGTCTGTCGGCCGGGTACGCGGTGGCCCAGTACTTCGGCTGGTCGTGGGGGAAGGCGCTACGCCCTCGACAGGCCGCGCGCTTCCACACGGTCGTGCTGATCAGCATCCTGCTCGCCGTCGCCGCGCTGCTGAGCACCATCGACCCGATCCAACTCACCGAATACATGCTGATCTTCAGCGCGGTCGTGCTGCCGTTGACGTATCTTCCGATCCTGATCATCGCCAACGACCGCGGCTACCTGGGGGATCGGGTCAACGGACCGTTCGCCAACACCCTCGGCGTCGTCTACCTCGTGGTCGTCGCCGCCGCCGCGGTGGCGGCCATTCCGCTGATGGTCATGACCGGTATGGGAGGCTGAGCATGCCCCTGCTCATCGGATTCGACCTGCTCGACCGGCAGATCGTCGACTGCGACGGCATCCCCGTCGGCAAGGTTGACGACGTCGAACTACGACGCCGCCCGGACGGGACACTGATCATATCGGCACTGCTGACCGGGCAGCAGGCCCTGGGTGCCCGCTTCGGTGGCACCCTCGGTCGATGGATCGCCGCCACCGCGGCCCGCCTCGACATGCACCGGCGTGGACCTCGCCGCATCGGCTACAACCTCGTCGAGCGCGTCGCGTCCGCCGTTCACCTGACAGTCCGCCGAGATCTGCTGCCCGAGCCGGCGCTCGAGAGCTGGCTCAACGATCACCTCGTCGGCCGCATCCCGGGAGCCTCCGATGGCCAGTGACCAAGACACGCTCCGAGCCAGCGACCTTCTCGGCCGCAACATCATCGACGGCTCCGGCCGCCCACGTGGACACATCGTTGACATCGTCGCGGACGGCCATGAGCGCGGCCACCTGGAGGTCACGGCGGTACTGGCCACGGCCGGTCCGTGGGGACGGCTGCTCGGTTACGAACGGGATGAGGTTCGCGGGCCCTGGATCATCGAGGTCCTCGCCCGACGCGTCCTGCGACGCCACGTGAAACGCGTTCCATGGTCGCAGGTGCGGTTCGCGGAAGACTGATCGGATGCGCCCGAACCTGAGCCAAGGGCCACAGCGCCGTGCAGTCGGCGCAGAGCACGGTCATTCGCACACGAAATCGGTGCTGACGCCGTCGAGAATGCCGTCCTGCTGGTCCGAGGGCGCTGAGCGCCTCAGGTTTCCCTCGGCTCGGTTCCACTGCCGCGGGTCGCCACCGGCTCGCAGCCACCGCGCACAAGCGATCGTGACGCAGGCGGCTGCGAGCCGGGCGACGAGTCGCGCATCATCGGTGCTGAGCGCTGTCCCTGACGTCGTGAGCGGCAGCCTGGGCGTCGTCCTTGACCGCCTGGGCGGCCTCCTGCGCGGTGGACCGCACCGACTCGGCGGCGTGCTGCGCCGGCTCGCGCAGTTCCTCCCTGAGCTCCCCGGCGACCTCGCCGAGCTTCTCCTTGACCACGCCGCCGTGCTCGGTCGCCTTCTCCTTGACCTGCGCGGCGAGCTGCTGCTCCCGCCGGGTGGCCGGGATGAGCGAGGAGACCAGCATGCCCACGCCGAAGGCGATCACGCCGGCGGCGATCGGGTTGCCCTCGGACTTCTGCCGCACCACGTGGGGCGCGCGGTGCGCTGCGTCGCTCACCGCGGAGGCGGCGGAGTGGGCCTTGTCGCCCACCGTGGACGCCGTCGAGGAGGCGTGGTCGCCCACCGAGTGGGCGGCGTGGCCGGTGCTGTGGCCGAGGTCGGAAGCGGTTCCCATCACCTTGTCCTTCACGTTCGTCAGCGCGCTGCGCACGCGCTGCTTGCGGTCGTCGACGATGCGGCCCGGGCTGACCTTGTACGCCAGGGCGTCCACGTCCGAGCTGAGGTTGTTGCGGGTGGCTTCGATCTCCCGGCGGATCTGGTCGGGATCGGTGCTCATCGGGTGACTCCCTCCGGGTGCGGCTTGAGTGCGTCGGGGATGCGCTGCACGGTGTCGTTGGTCTGCTTCAGGCCACGGATCTGCTCGGCGTTCCGCTTCGCCTTCGAGTAGAGGACGGCGGCGACGACGGCCCAGATCACGGCCACGATGAGCGCGGCCAGGCCGGAGTCCATGACGTTGTCGAGGAACTGCCACACCGCGATGGAGACGAAGAGCGCCACCATGTAGCCGCCGAAGCCGGCGCCGCCGTAGAAGCCGGCGGCCTTGCCCGCCTTCTTGCCCTCCTGGCGGATCTCGGCCTTGGCCAGCTCGACCTCCTGCCGCATCAGCGTGGACAGGTCGCCGGTGACCTGGCTCATCAGCTCACCGATCGAGCTGCCCCGCACCTCGTCCGCGCTGTGATGGCGCCCGCCGGGATCCTGGATCGACGCGCTCATGCCGTCGGCCCGCTCGGTACGACATTTCCGCCCGCGACAGGGCTCGGCGGGGTCTGCACGGGCATCACCGGAGTCGTCGGTAGGACCGCGGTGCGGTCCTGGTCGTACGCCGGCCGCACGCCACCGTCGTCGTTGCCGACGGCGGCGATGTTCCGGGTGAGCCGGCCCGCGACCACGCCGAGCAACGCGGCGCCGACCAGGAACGTGCCGGGGTTGCGGCGGGCGTAGCTCTTCACCTCGTGGAGCAGGTCGCACGGCTCGCGCTGCTCCAGCCAGCCGGCCACGCCGTGCACCCGCTCGGCCGCCTGGTGGGCCAGCTCGGTGACCGGGCCGGAGCCGCCGCCCTGCTGCGCCATCGAGCGCATCTCGTCGGCCAGCGACCGCAGGCCGCTGGCGGCGCGCTGCTGCTGCTGACCGGCCTGGGAGGTGACCTGGTTGCGGGCCTCGCCGTAGAGGTCGCGGACCTGCCGCTTGGCCTCGCCCACCACCTCCTGACCCTGCTGCTTGGCGGTCTGCGCGGCCGCGCCACCGGCGCCTGCGGCGTCGGAGCCGACCTGCCGGGCCTGGTCGCGCACGCCGCCGCCGTTCGTCGACTCGTACGTGGCGGACGTGGGGGAAAGATCGTGAGTCATGGTGTCCCTTCCGCTCGTGCGTTCCTAGCGGTTGTCTTCCGGGGGTCACGCAAATTGCTTTCCGCGTGACAACCGTCCTACCCGCGAACTGCGGAAACCATGCTCATCAATGGCGGGACCTCGCAGCCGTTCTCCTCGTTGGCATTGACGAGTGCCGCCGCTTCGCAGCGGCCAGCGAGGGGGCTCAGCGCCACCACGACGAGAGGTTGTCCGGCAGCTCCTGCCGTCCCCGTGAGTCGCTACCCCCACTCCATCCATACGGCGCTCTCGAGCTGAAGACCTGCGCGCTACGCGATAAAGGCGGCAGTCGGACAGGCGGCGGTTCGTCCGGCGGGTCCGCTTGTCGGCCCGTCATCCGAGACGAGCGATCATGTCGGCCCCGCTGTCTGATGGCCCCTGGTTCGTGTCTAGTCCCCGCTCGTTGGCCGTGCCACTGGAGGCAGGAGTTCGCCGGCTATCAGCCATCGACCGTCGTGGCCTGCGGCGTTTCCGTCACTGACCGAGGGGTAGGGATGAGGCCGTCAGGACGCTCTGGCCTACCGCCGCCGCGCAGGGCAGACCACAACAGGGGGACGAGCCATGCGTTGGACGTCGCAGGTGCGGGACCAGGCACGCGCGCGGCTGGAAGCTGCCCGGCAGGCCGAGCCTCCACCCTTCGACGAGTCCGGCCTGGGCACCCGAATCGGCCAGGTGCTCGTCGTCGATTCGGGTGAGCCGGACGGTGCTCACGCCCTGGGTGTGCCACGCGGGATCAGAGTGGCCGCCGCATGGGCCTGGCGGCTGATCCTGCTGGTTGCCGGCGCCTACGTACTCATCAAGACGGTCAGTGTGCTGCGAGTGGTCGTCATCCCAGTTATCGTGGCGCTGCTGCTGGCAGCGCTCCTGCAGCCCGCCGCAGCGCTGTTGCGCCGGCGCGGTATCGGAGCCGCACCTGCCGCCGCACTGGTCCTGGTCGCGGGACTGGTTGCGGTGTTCGGCACGCTGGCGATGATCGTGCGGACCTTCATCGACCAGTACGACGAACTCGCCGACCAGGTCCGCGGCGGCCTCGACGAAGTGCAGGCGTGGCTCGCCCGCGGCCCGCTGCATCTCGACGACCAACAACTCAGTAGCTTGGTCGATCGGGCCCAGGTGCAGGTCACCCAGAACCAGGGCGCACTGACCTCCGGAGCACTGAGCACCGCGACCACCCTCGGCGAGCTGCTGACCGGGTTCTTCCTCGTACTGTTCACCTTGTTCTTCTTCTTGCGTGACGGCGATCGGATCTGGCGCTTCCTGTGCCGTCTGCTGCCACACGGCGCTCGGGTATCCATCGCCCGTGCCGGCCACTACTCGTGGCACACGCTGATCTCCTATGTCCGCGCCACCGTGCTCGTCGCCTTCGTCGACGCGCTCGGCATCGGCATCGGTCTGCTCGTGCTGGACGTGCCGCTTGCCCTTCCGCTTGCCGCGCTGGTCTTCCTCGGTGCCTTCATTCCCGTCGTCGGTGCGACAGTCTCTGGCGCCGTCGCCGTACTCGTGGCGCTGGTCGCCCAAGGTCCAGTGAGTGCGCTGATCATTCTGGGCGTCGTGATCGCCGTGCAACAACTCGAAGGTCACGTCCTTCAACCCTTGATCATGGGCCGTGCCGTGGCGCTGCACCCCTTGGCGGTCATCCTCGCCATTGCCGCTGGCATCGTCGTCGCGGGTATCGTCGGCGGTCTTGTCGCGGTGCCGCTGCTCGCGGTCGTCAACACCGCCACGCGTTACCTGGCTGCGCATCCCGACGGTCAGCCCACCGTCGACCGCACACCGCCGGGCACTCGTCCTACCGACAACGATCAAGCAGACGCCGAGGAAACCGCCGACGACCGGCGTGCGCGCACAGAGGAACCGGTGCCTGCCGTCGACAGCTCCGTCGACGAGCGGGCCACCGGCCCATCGTCAGCCTAGGGTGGGACCAGACGACGGCCACATCCATCGCAGTGGCGGGAACGCCTCCGACCTGGCCGGTCGTGCGGGGGGCAACGGGTGACGGCGTGGGCGCAGGGAGATGAGGAACGTGAGCGAGGCTTTGTCACTGCGACGTATGTTGGTCCGATCCCATCGGGCCCTCCCCGAGGATCTACCGGGGATGGTCAGACGGGCCGTCCGCGAGCTGGGGGCGTCGGATGCGGTGATGTTTCTGGTCGATCACCATCAGCGAGTGCTGGCGCCCTTGTCCGACGAGCGGTCACCGCGGCGCGAGTTGATCGCCGTGGACGGCACCCTCCCGGGCCGCGCCTACAGCACGATGAGGGCTGTCGCCGCAGTCGGCGGCGACGCGAGCGCATGGTTCCCGCTGGTCGACGGGTTGGAGCGGCTCGGCGTCGTGGAGATCATCGGTCCAGGCGAGCTGCTCAACACGCGGCAGGCGGAGCTCGCCGACGTGGCCGCGTTGCTCGCCGAGCTGGTCATCACGCGCGGCATGTACAGCGACACGGTTGAGCGGATCCGCAGGCGAGAACCGATGAATTTGGCGGCCGAGATGCTGCGCGCCCAATTGCCGCCGTTGACCTTCGCTACCAGCAACATGGTCATCAGCGGGATCCTGGAGCCTGCGTACGACGTGGGTGGCGACGCGTTCGACTTCGCCGTCAACGGCGATGTCGCGCATCTGGCGTTGTTCGACGCCGTCGGACACGGGTCGCAGAGCGACCTGCGGGCCGTCATGTTGGCCTCCATCGCCCTCGCTGCCTACCGCAACGCGCGCCGTGCCGGCTACGACCTGGTGGCGACCTACCATCACATCGACGCGGCGGCACGAGGATTCGACCGATCCGGCCTGATCACCGGCGTGTTTGGCGAATTGGACCAGCGCACCGGCCAGCTTCGGGTGATCTCTGCCGGACACCCGAGCGGCATCGTGCTACGGCAGGGCAAGATCGCGGCCGTTCTGCCCACCCCGACCGCGCTGCCGGTCACGCTCGGGGAGTACCGCCAACCGGTGGTCACTCGATACAGCCTTGAGCCGGGCGACGATGTGCTGCTCTACACCGATGGCATCACCGAAGCCCGGTCCGCCGACGGCGAGTTGTTCGGCCTCGAACGGCTGTCCGACCTCGCTGTCCGTGCCCTGGCCGACGATCTGCCACTGCCGGAAATCGCCCGGCGGCTCGTGCACGCCGTGATCGCACACCAGGACAACCGGCTGCAGGACGACGCGACCGTGCTTTTCGTCCGCTGGACAGGTGCGCCGGACGGCGGCGAGGATGGCCGCAACGAAGCCCCGCGGAACACCGGTGTCGAGGATGACACTGGACACCTCCGCCGATAGGCGGGCGGCTACGTGGTTCGACGCGGCCGAATTGTTCCGGCTGCGCCGGCGGGGCGGAAGGCTCGTGGCGGTCGCCGCGACCTCGGCCGCTGCCCGAGCTTCGACCTCGAAACGCGCCTCCGAGCCGTCACCCCTTCGCTGGAAGCGACCCGCTTCGCGCTTGCACTCCTACGGCGCGCCGCCTGGGTCGCGCCTTGATCCGCAGCGGTTCTTTATCCCAAGACCTGGGCCATTCCGCCAATCCGCTGGGTGCCCTCGACAGGAGAAGTTGGCACCGCATCGTCAGCTGCGTCTGAGCGTTTCGTACGATTCGGCGAACCGTGCGCGCCGCTGTGCGTAGTGTTCCACGTGCGCGGGCTCGGGCTCGTACGTCGCTCCGGTGGCCCGGCTCGCGCGCGGTACGTCCGGCGCCAGCGCGTCGAGGGCGAGTAGCGCGGTGCCCCGTTGCGTCGCGCGGCGTCGGGTCACGTGCGTGACAGGTCGCCCGAGCACGTCCGCGAGGATCTGCAGCCATTCCGGGTGGTCGTTGCTGACGCGTCCCGCTGCCGCGACCTCCAGGACGTGCGGGGCGGCTGAGTGTAGTTCGTCGGCGACTCGCGCATAGGTGATGGCGACGCCCTCGACGATTCCGCGGAACAGGGTGTCGGCGTCGCTGGCCGCCGATATTCCGCCGAGCACGGCGCGTGCCCCGCCGGCCCAGCCCGGTGCTCGTTCCCCGGTGAGGTACGGCAGCACCAGCGGCGTGGTGTGGCTCGGCGGCGCGGTGAGGGTGCCCGCGAGTGCCGGGCTGAGACGTAGGGTGCTCTGTGCCCAGCTCACGGCGCGACCGACGTCGTTGATCGCTCCACCGAGCAGCGTGCGTCCCGCGTCGACCCGGTAGTTCCACAGTCCGAACGGCAAGGGCTCGGCCGGGCCGTCGAGCAGCACTCGCAGCGCACCGCTTGTGGCTGTCGCCGCGGTGAGCACGGTGGCGTCGGTGGCCCCGGACCCGACGTTGCTGGCGAAGCCGTCGGTGATGACGGGAAACCACGCCGCCTTCGCCAGTGCGGGCCAGCGCGTCGTGTTCGCTGCCGGAGTCGGTTGGTTCGTGTTTCGGGGCGGGGAAAGCTGATCGGGGCTGACGCCCGCGGCGGCGAGCAGTTCGGCGTCGAACTCGCCGGTACTGCGGTCGAGCAGGCCCGTCCACGCCACCGTGGAGGTCCCGGCCAGGGGGTGGCCGATCAGCCGAGCCAGGACGTACTCGCCCAGGGACCACCAGTTCGCGGTATTGGCGACGAGGTGCGGCTGTGTGGCGGAGAGCCAGCGCACGCGTGGAGCGTGGTAGCTCGTGTGGAGGCGGGTTCCGGTGCGCTGGTGAACCGTCCGTTCGTCAAGCTCCTCGCGTAGGGCGGAGATTGCGTGCGCGCTGCGGGAATCGGCGTAGGTCAGGCACAGCGTCAGGGGGCGGCCGGCCTTGTCGACCGCGATCAGCGAGGCGGCGAAGGTGTCCATCGCGACGCCAGCGATGCGGGTTCCCAACCGCGGGTCGCTGGTTGCCGCGTCGAGGACCTCTTCGACCTCGGCCGTCACCTGATCGGGGTCGATGATCGAGGTGCCGTCAGGCGCGACGGTGAAGGCGTGCGGCACCTTGTGCTGCAGGCCGTGGATCCGCCGCCCGGACGCGTCGTGCACGCCGCCGCGGGTCGCCGTGGACCCGATGTCTATCGCGAGGACCAGCGGATCCATCGCCGAGTCGAGAGCGATGTCGTCGCCGCTCAGAGGCATCGTGGTCCTCGCTGTGTCGGGCGTCGGGGGTCTCCGGCGACCATAGTCCAACCCTGATGCCGGGCGCACTCTTTTCTTCGGCCCGAGGGCGTTCTCCCTGGTGCAGGAGACAGGTATCGAAGCCGGGAGATCGTCCGCCTGGTCGGACCGGCCGCAGCCGGAACCCTGCCACGCAGGGGTTGAGGTCAGGAGGTATCGAGGCGGGCAGGGCCGAGGACAGGGCTCTCAGGGCTCGCTCGCTCGCACGCCGGCGTCGGCACGCCTTGCGGCGGTGCGCTGAACCGCTGCGCCGATCATGCCATCAGTCGGCGCTGCGGATCTCGTGTGGTTCGTCGACTGGCTTGCGCGGTCGCGCCAATGACGCAGCCTGTCCTGTGCGTCGCGCATGCTGTGCCATCGGTAGCAGATACCAGACGGCGACGAATGCCGTGGCGAGGCCGGCGCCGACGGCTACGGCTGCGGGTGTGCCGACGACGACGTCGATGACCAGGTAGACGGCGCCGACGATGGCCAACCAGAGCGACGACAGGCCCGCCAGCGCCAGCCGGCTCGCCGCGGCTACGAAGTCCGACTTGCGATCCCGGTGAAACAGGATCCGGTGGTGGTTGACCGGCGCGATGAGGCACACCGTCGCCACCGCCGCAAGGAGAAGTGTGGTCAGGTAGGCAGCGCGCTGCCCGTCGCCGAGGATCCCGAACCGCTGCGTGAAGGGCAGGGTCAGGAGGAAGGCAAAAAGGATCTGCACTCCGGTCTGGGCGACCCGCAGTTCCTGAAGCAGTTCGTCGAAGTGTCGATCTGCGCGCTCCTGCTCCGACTCGTCCCGCCCGTCCGGCGCCGCGTCCCGCCGGTACTGATCGCTCACGTCGAACTCCCTCGATCACGGCTGTCTGCCGAGGGCATCCTCTCACCACGCATCTGGCGTCCGTACAGGCGACGGCTGAACGACGAACCACGCCCGCAAGGCCGCGGTCAGATCGGTCGCTGCGGGCCGTGCCGCAGGGGAGCCGGGCCGGCGTTCAGCCGCCGGCAGCGTCGATGCGTGGGCCGGGTCCGCCGCGCGTCAGGTGGTTGAGCACCACGCCGGGCTGGGTAGTGGCAACACGTGAGAGCGTTTATCTTCGGCATGGTGGCATCGAGCGCGCTGCTCCTGGGTGCGGCGGCCGGCGTGTGGATCCGGCTGCCCAAGAGGTGGCTGGCCGTTCTGCTCGCGTTCGCCTCGGGTGCGTTGATCACGGCGCTGGCCTTCGAGTTGTTCGAGGACGCCTACGAGCAGGGTGGGATCTGGCGTGCCGCGATCGGGCTGGTGGTCGGTGCGGGGGTGTTCACCGCGCTGAGCGCCGCACTGGATCGGGTGGCGCAGGGCGGCCGTCGACAACAGCACGGTAGCGAGAAGCTCGATCCGGACGCTGCCGCTCGGGACCGGGCCGCGTCGACCGCGTCGACCACCGGCGCCGCCGGCCTGGCACTGCTGGCTGCCGTCACCCTCGACGGCGTGCCCGAGAACGTCGCGCTCGGTGTGTCGCTCGGTGAGGGCACCGGTGGGCTGGTGCTGCTGGCGGCGATCTTCGTGTCGAATTTTCCCGAGGCGTTGGTCGGCAGTGCCTCGATGCGGGCACAAGGCCGGTCCATTGCCTTTGTGCTCGGCACGTGGGGGGTGTGCGCCGCGGTACTCGTCGCGGCCGTGGTCCTGGGCGCCGGCCCCCTGTCCCACACCGCTCCGGAGACCATCTCGCTGCCGCTGGCGTTCGCCGCAGGGGCGGTGCTGGCATCTCTCGCGGACACCCTCATGCCGGAAGCGTACGAGAAAGGCGGGCCCTCGGTCGCGTTGAGCACGACCGCTGGGTTCGTGCTCTCCTTCGTCCTCGCCACGCTGTGAGTGACGCCGCCGATTCTCGTTTCCTGCCCTACGGTGACCGCTCGACGTGTTGGCCGTGGGCAGGCGTGACCGTACTCGGCTTTGAGGGCTGCATTGAGAGCGCGCCCGGTTCGCCGCCGCGAACTCGCGCACGTGCAGGCAGGCCTGCGCTCAGCGTTTGCCGAGACTGACGACCGCGCGCGGTCGCACGCGAGCATGTCGGCCAATCTCTCCCCGCGGTGCCGCTGGGCGCGGGCGGGCCGGCCTGCCCTCACCGCAGCGACCGGGACGGGGTGATGATGCCGTACGGTCGATCGTCCGTCGGACGGAGTCGACCTGCGCGCGGATGTCGGGTGCAAGCGCGCCTGGAGCGGGGCTGGCCGTCACGGAAGGGCCGCCGCGCTGCGGCCGGTTTGGGGGACCGGTACCGACCGAAGCTTGATGCTGAACGCTGGAAGCCGGGCCCTCGAATGACGTCGGGTAGATCGTGACGCCAATCCGTCTGCCGTCTCCGCCTCCTCACGCGAGGCGAAAGGTCGCGAGGGCTGTCTGCTGGACTGAGCGGGTCCGGATCCACCGGCTGTCCTGGGTGATCCAGGACAGGCTGTAGGCGCGGGATCGGCCGTCGTTGATCAGCAGTCGGCGGACGTGCAACCGCTCGCCGTTGGGCTGGTCGCAGGTGTACTCCCATTCGGCGGCGCCACCCGGGCGGATGATCGGCCCGATGCTGATCCTCTGATAGCCGGTCAGTGCTCCGGTCTCGAGCAGGTCGCGCTCGGCAACGTCCCATCGCTTCGACGGTACGGCGGAGGCCCTGACAGTGGGGTCGACGGCGATGGCGTCTGTCCGGGCGGGATCGCGGAGGCAGATCGTCGTGCCCTCGGTGTGTCGGGTCCACCGCTCGGGGACCGCGATCAGGAATCCTGCCGGGTCCTGGTGCCACGCCCACCCACTCGGTGGGGCGTGCGGTGGCGGTTCGGTGGGCTCCCGCAGCGGTTCGGCCTCGCCGGCGGCGTCGTTCAGGCACAGGTGGCCGGGCCGCGCCGGCGCGGTCGTCACCACCGCGTCGGCGGCCGGGCCGTCGAGTCCGCCCGCCGGTGTGCCGTCCTGGGCGCGCACGGCGCCGACCACCGCGCCGGCTGCCGTGACGACGACGGTCCCGACTCCCAGCAGGCCCAACACGGCGCCCGCGAACGCCCAGCCGGTCGTCCGGTCGCGGGTGGTCGACGTCGTGACCGCGAGGGCCGTGGTGTCGATCGTGTCCTGGGGGACCGGGTCGGTCGCGGCGGCG
Coding sequences within it:
- a CDS encoding NRAMP family divalent metal transporter — protein: MKKLLAITLGILTAIGGFVDIGDIVSTSEAGSRFGLAHTWVLIVGVIGICVYAEMAGRVTVVSTRPVFDLIRERLGPRAALVNLLGSYLITLLTLAAEIGGVALALQLISGAPYLLWVPAVALVLWLALWRVRFETLERIFGLGGLALVILVVGIFWLHPPFDTLRAQTISTSPPPGENWPTYWFLAVALFASAMTPYEVFFFSSGGVEERWTPRDLTLSRINVFLGFPLGGLLAFGFLATSAIVFHPLQVSVDTLGQAVLPAGLAFGQVGLGLIILGVFAATFGAAMETSLSAGYAVAQYFGWSWGKALRPRQAARFHTVVLISILLAVAALLSTIDPIQLTEYMLIFSAVVLPLTYLPILIIANDRGYLGDRVNGPFANTLGVVYLVVVAAAAVAAIPLMVMTGMGG
- a CDS encoding PRC-barrel domain-containing protein, which gives rise to MASDQDTLRASDLLGRNIIDGSGRPRGHIVDIVADGHERGHLEVTAVLATAGPWGRLLGYERDEVRGPWIIEVLARRVLRRHVKRVPWSQVRFAED
- a CDS encoding DUF3618 domain-containing protein, which encodes MSTDPDQIRREIEATRNNLSSDVDALAYKVSPGRIVDDRKQRVRSALTNVKDKVMGTASDLGHSTGHAAHSVGDHASSTASTVGDKAHSAASAVSDAAHRAPHVVRQKSEGNPIAAGVIAFGVGMLVSSLIPATRREQQLAAQVKEKATEHGGVVKEKLGEVAGELREELREPAQHAAESVRSTAQEAAQAVKDDAQAAAHDVRDSAQHR
- a CDS encoding phage holin family protein; the encoded protein is MSASIQDPGGRHHSADEVRGSSIGELMSQVTGDLSTLMRQEVELAKAEIRQEGKKAGKAAGFYGGAGFGGYMVALFVSIAVWQFLDNVMDSGLAALIVAVIWAVVAAVLYSKAKRNAEQIRGLKQTNDTVQRIPDALKPHPEGVTR
- a CDS encoding AI-2E family transporter, which translates into the protein MRWTSQVRDQARARLEAARQAEPPPFDESGLGTRIGQVLVVDSGEPDGAHALGVPRGIRVAAAWAWRLILLVAGAYVLIKTVSVLRVVVIPVIVALLLAALLQPAAALLRRRGIGAAPAAALVLVAGLVAVFGTLAMIVRTFIDQYDELADQVRGGLDEVQAWLARGPLHLDDQQLSSLVDRAQVQVTQNQGALTSGALSTATTLGELLTGFFLVLFTLFFFLRDGDRIWRFLCRLLPHGARVSIARAGHYSWHTLISYVRATVLVAFVDALGIGIGLLVLDVPLALPLAALVFLGAFIPVVGATVSGAVAVLVALVAQGPVSALIILGVVIAVQQLEGHVLQPLIMGRAVALHPLAVILAIAAGIVVAGIVGGLVAVPLLAVVNTATRYLAAHPDGQPTVDRTPPGTRPTDNDQADAEETADDRRARTEEPVPAVDSSVDERATGPSSA
- a CDS encoding PP2C family protein-serine/threonine phosphatase, with translation MVRRAVRELGASDAVMFLVDHHQRVLAPLSDERSPRRELIAVDGTLPGRAYSTMRAVAAVGGDASAWFPLVDGLERLGVVEIIGPGELLNTRQAELADVAALLAELVITRGMYSDTVERIRRREPMNLAAEMLRAQLPPLTFATSNMVISGILEPAYDVGGDAFDFAVNGDVAHLALFDAVGHGSQSDLRAVMLASIALAAYRNARRAGYDLVATYHHIDAAARGFDRSGLITGVFGELDQRTGQLRVISAGHPSGIVLRQGKIAAVLPTPTALPVTLGEYRQPVVTRYSLEPGDDVLLYTDGITEARSADGELFGLERLSDLAVRALADDLPLPEIARRLVHAVIAHQDNRLQDDATVLFVRWTGAPDGGEDGRNEAPRNTGVEDDTGHLRR
- a CDS encoding gluconokinase; amino-acid sequence: MPLSGDDIALDSAMDPLVLAIDIGSTATRGGVHDASGRRIHGLQHKVPHAFTVAPDGTSIIDPDQVTAEVEEVLDAATSDPRLGTRIAGVAMDTFAASLIAVDKAGRPLTLCLTYADSRSAHAISALREELDERTVHQRTGTRLHTSYHAPRVRWLSATQPHLVANTANWWSLGEYVLARLIGHPLAGTSTVAWTGLLDRSTGEFDAELLAAAGVSPDQLSPPRNTNQPTPAANTTRWPALAKAAWFPVITDGFASNVGSGATDATVLTAATATSGALRVLLDGPAEPLPFGLWNYRVDAGRTLLGGAINDVGRAVSWAQSTLRLSPALAGTLTAPPSHTTPLVLPYLTGERAPGWAGGARAVLGGISAASDADTLFRGIVEGVAITYARVADELHSAAPHVLEVAAAGRVSNDHPEWLQILADVLGRPVTHVTRRRATQRGTALLALDALAPDVPRASRATGATYEPEPAHVEHYAQRRARFAESYETLRRS
- a CDS encoding DUF6328 family protein yields the protein MSDQYRRDAAPDGRDESEQERADRHFDELLQELRVAQTGVQILFAFLLTLPFTQRFGILGDGQRAAYLTTLLLAAVATVCLIAPVNHHRILFHRDRKSDFVAAASRLALAGLSSLWLAIVGAVYLVIDVVVGTPAAVAVGAGLATAFVAVWYLLPMAQHARRTGQAASLARPRKPVDEPHEIRSAD
- a CDS encoding ZIP family metal transporter; this encodes MASSALLLGAAAGVWIRLPKRWLAVLLAFASGALITALAFELFEDAYEQGGIWRAAIGLVVGAGVFTALSAALDRVAQGGRRQQHGSEKLDPDAAARDRAASTASTTGAAGLALLAAVTLDGVPENVALGVSLGEGTGGLVLLAAIFVSNFPEALVGSASMRAQGRSIAFVLGTWGVCAAVLVAAVVLGAGPLSHTAPETISLPLAFAAGAVLASLADTLMPEAYEKGGPSVALSTTAGFVLSFVLATL